The following nucleotide sequence is from Gadus macrocephalus chromosome 18, ASM3116895v1.
ataatatttaaaaaaataggaTGATAGCTGTTAGATATTGAGCCAAACACAATACAACTTTTTATCTGGTAACCGTTATTATTTTACAGTCGCAACTTTATTTACATAGCACtgttcatacacaaggcagactcaaagtgcttcacatacaataaaatgaaataataacatttatcagtaaaaaaacaaaggcaaaattaaaaaaaaatgcattcaatTAAATACATGAAATGCATTGGGATTAAATTATTTGGGATTAAATCAGATCGATTTACCCTCTCCCCGTCCTTCCGCTTCTACGCACATCTTCACGGCCTCGACTGCTCGGGGGCTGGTGAAGATAAGACCCCCATGTTTGTCTGGTTGGAACAGCTAGAAGAAGAACACACCGAGTTATAGCTGTACTACTGAATACActgtaaaaaacaaacaacaaacaaactgcATGACGAAGACATGGTACAGTAGACCGTTGATGGGAATAAATTACCTTGTCCGACAAGTTGTTTAACGAGACAAACTTAAAGGACAGAACTGGGATCATGGTTGCTTCATGCCCACGGGCTGCCAACTCCTGTGGAATGGAAATGTTTTCAATGATCAACACTGAAGATGTGGACTTGCTTTGCAttttacaaaacacaacacGTGTCAGCAAAGTCCGATCATTGGAAGGACATGATGTAAACATTGATGAGAGTAAGTTTGACCTCACCTGGATATACGGATCAGGTCCAGCCTCCCCATCTCTGGGCTCCTTCAAAAGCAACACCCGCATGCTGACCAAGTCATCGAACCCCTGCGCGGACAGAATGAAACGCAAGGCATTTGAAGATCATGAAGGGTTCAAACCTGCAAAAGCATTTCGCCGTAGGGAGGGGAGTCTCGAAAACAACAGCAACACCCAACACACTGGCATGTGCAATGGGCTGATAAAGATGTGCTTAATCGTGATTGGCAGTTGCACTGAGAACCGCTCAGTGAGAGCGAAAATATATAATAGAAAGTAAATGCTCGATTCTGTGTATGAATCGAAACCTTGATGAATGATAACTTCTGCACGATACTCAGAATGCACAGCTGATGTCCAGACTGTGCATAACAagttaatctcgacgtgtcaaCATAATTATGCAGCTAGAGATGGTTGACTATTCTACTCCTATCATTATTCTATCATCGCTAAATATAAGACTATAAAACACGCGAAACAGTGTTGATTTAAACAGTACTTGGAAATGCTCGTAGCTCTAGACGTCCATGGCTCGTACAACTGACAGCAGGGCGACTTAAACTCTTGCTAAGGCGAGGGGATACATTAATCGGCTATATTTTTGGTAGCTGTCAAGAAATTATAAATACGCATTATGAAacaatatgaatgatataacaAAATTATAAATGGAATTATGTTAAAAGCATGTCAAACAATaggctttttttaaataaatttgaataaaTCTTGAACTATTGTCCCCTTACTACATCAATGGGTCATTCCGCGAGTTCGTAGGAAACAAGCGGACATATTGGATCGAAGAAACCATCCGCAAACTTGGTAGTAACGCGAGATTTGAGCCATAATGGCCGCCGCAGCAGCGTAGTTTCTCATTGGCGGTTCCGGCTCTATAACCTCTCAACCCAGCGCTGCCCCCGCCCCTTTTAGTTTGTATACGATCAGCGTGTGTTTGCAGCATGGCTTCCTTGGCTAAGAAACGTGCGGTAGAAATGGTTACAAACGGCGAAAAGAGTGATAACAGCTCAGACGAGAGCATTGGGGACGAGGAGGACTCCGTGGAGGACAGCGAGGACTCAGACGAGGAGATTAACGAGGTAAACAGTGAAGTGTTGCTGTGCCTCATGCGAGGCCTTGCTGCCTGCCTCTTTCgcatgtgtgtactgtgtgcgtatgcgtgtgtgactgtTTTTATAGGGTGGCTTGACTTTAACGTGTCAACATGCACTTAAATTATTTAAGTTAATGACTGCAGGGCTGCTGAtcgttgtatttatttgtttttctaatTTATTTTGAATCCCAGGAGGTCATGGTGGATTTTGAAGCTCACGCCATCGCACATACTGATTTCAATGGCATCAAGAAACTTCTGCAACAGGTGTGTAGCATTTTATTCCTAATCAAAATCGGATCGTTAAATAGCCAACCATACACATCTTTCAAATCGTTGTTATGGCATTCCCATTGAACTGCGTCGCGTCTCGTCACAGCTGTTCCTCAAGGCCCACGTAAACACGTCCGACCTGACCGACCTCATCATCCAACAGAACCATATCGGAAGTGTAGTTCGGgtaagtctgtctgtctgctctagGGATGTCATTCGTGGAGACCTTTTATCCACAACGCTATCTCATACTGTCATTTGATCGGATTTAGCAAGCTGAGGTGCCTGAGGACAGCGATGGAGAGGACAACCCTGATGAAGTATTTGGCTTCATTAGTATGCTGAACCTCACCGAGAGAAAGGTAACTAGCCACGTATACCGTGCAAgcgctaaataatataaacaCTCAAGTTCACTCTTGATGGACAATTTGACTCTTAaactcttgtgtgtgttttggtggacAGGGTGTGCAGTGCGTGGAAGAGGTGAAGGATCTGATCATGGACCACTGTGAGAATAACAGCTCCGGGAGCGTCACAGAGCAGCTTGAGACGATCTTCAGCGACACCAGCAAGTCGGTCGGGCTTCTTCTGAGCGAGCGGTTCATCAACGTGCCGCCACAGATCGCCCTGCCACTGCACAAACAGCTCCAGTAAGTCACACGCGCTGGAGGGTTGAAGCTAAGCCGCGTCATTCAGAGAACATTTAGATTCATTTACTTTAGTTTCATTTAAATTTTTTTAGTGTActcttatccaaagtgacttacaataagtagtACATTtgtgagaagaaagagaaactacaatatatcgctgtcagtagagtaaggatgttcatagaaccaagtgccaatcaCAAAAAATCGTTAGTTAAACCGATCccctgtatacaacaacgaTAGCTattagctaggataagatgctacacaattctaAGTACTAATATTTAAGTGCAAGGGCgtacaaaatacaataagtgggtaagagagggggaggtgacCAAGACGGACATATCCCAGTTGCATCACCTTGTCTGGTGAACAAATCCAAAGATGGGATGTAAACAATACGTGATGCATGTCGTATTTCAGTTGGCATCCTAGAATTATCGCATCCATGACAATAACATTGTCGAGAGCGTTGAAGGAAAGCTATATCAGTGACTTGTTTTGCCGATGTGTCAATGGAGTGCGAGAACCCTCAACACTCATTGACCTGGCCTTGTTCTGACCTGGCCTCCATTCATTTTAGCTGAGCTGGGTTGTTGGGGTAACCCTGGACATTGTGCGGGGAAGCGGAGATACTTTTGGTGTTTTGGAAAGCAAACCTTACTGTGAAATGGATGACAAAGTTCAGCAATTTTTCTACGACGTTCGTAGTTTAAATCACGTTAAACAAAATGGATTTATAATATTACCGGTCTAAATAATATTCACAATATATTCCACTGTTGCTTATATTTTGTGTAATGACCCATTCCAAAAAATATAAGCAATGCACTTGGAATATTGTATATAACTAGTGTTTATTAAGTAGATCTCAATAAAGTCCCATGAATAATTTTAAATACCTGCACATAAAGAGGTTAAAAAGGGGTCAGGAGCATCGGGTGTTAAAAGCACCtcgtctgtttgtctctccagGGAGGAGATCGCGGAGGCCCAGCGGACCAACCAGCCCAGCGGGAAGTGTCACTACTGCCTCATGATCAGCAAGACCTGCAAGGAGGTGACCAAGAGCATCCCGGCACGGGGGGGCGCCGCGCCCAAGGAGGAGCTGCTGTTCATCAACGCAGAGGAGGAGTTCTTCTATGAGgtatagggctttgactttggcccaaaaatcatattccaagtttgtttctttattaatattcgactatttgaatatttattaatattttgaccattaaatgccttcagtaagacctggattgggctgcgcggggtttgtttaccggcgttgctatggttaccggtcttgcgtgttccaacggtttattaggtttctaataaatcgctgtctaatcaatacttcattcactgcctcttccgtggtcattacaatattatgaatagaccgcgtcgggttctccgacgtctctccctcttggcctgcccataacgggtttaaatattaagggctgcctaatattcgttcgaattttgatttattttttgatattcgaataacgaagttcggagtcaaagccctattgAGGTACGAGTTGAGAACGTACAAGCGTGTTGTCTTTGATGCGTTATTAATGCTTTGGAGGTATACATAATGTATGTAACACCGTTGAAAGTTATGAGATCATAAGTTCTAAAATAGCACTGTACATAACATGTGGAGATGTCCTTGCATATCGTTCAGTTTTTCTTTTGAGGCCGAGCGCTAGTTCCTTGCTTTCTCGATAGAAATCACAGAAGACGATGGGTAATTCAATACGTCTTGACAATTGAAGTGTGAATAATAGTTAACCCAGCAGCGCTCACCTTTGTCTAACCTAAATTAAATGCCACATTTCCGCCATGGATCAAGGACGAAAGGGAGGAAATAAAGTGGAGAAAATAAAGAATCGAACTTCAGCAACTCTTCAGAGTTAAATTGAATAGAATTTAGACTACTTGGATGACTACAtcaccagtgtgtgtttgttgctccGTCTCCCTACAGCACGCCACGGTGAAGTTCAACTACTCGGTGCAGGATGAAACTGACTCGTGTCTGAGCGGCCGCTGGTCCTTCGACGACGTTCCCATGAAGCCGTTCCGCACGGTGATGCTGATCCCGGCCGACAGCATTCCCAGCATCATGGAGAAACTCAAGGAGTT
It contains:
- the bccip gene encoding protein BCCIP homolog; its protein translation is MASLAKKRAVEMVTNGEKSDNSSDESIGDEEDSVEDSEDSDEEINEEVMVDFEAHAIAHTDFNGIKKLLQQLFLKAHVNTSDLTDLIIQQNHIGSVVRQAEVPEDSDGEDNPDEVFGFISMLNLTERKGVQCVEEVKDLIMDHCENNSSGSVTEQLETIFSDTSKSVGLLLSERFINVPPQIALPLHKQLQEEIAEAQRTNQPSGKCHYCLMISKTCKEVTKSIPARGGAAPKEELLFINAEEEFFYEHATVKFNYSVQDETDSCLSGRWSFDDVPMKPFRTVMLIPADSIPSIMEKLKEFLTV